One Labrus mixtus chromosome 12, fLabMix1.1, whole genome shotgun sequence DNA segment encodes these proteins:
- the LOC132985302 gene encoding gastrula zinc finger protein XlCGF57.1-like isoform X1, with protein sequence MSGFQDVTDSSGRRLRDLSGQTSTCGYEEEIHHQRKLLDVILTPEIKLQRTDAHQLLVSKEELPLEQQKWGPSLDQEDTKPPQIKVEQEGLWSSEEGEQPQGLKGAYASEFPFTAVFVKSEDDEMKPQSSELMETGADGGAWGGAEPASQSDPESHIQPETEVKIKDSSEAETEDSDDWEETTENQSGLKTVENINIKRLDIDKKSHTCSECHKTFKTRQELTRHIRTHTGERPFSCLFCSKRFTQQGSLTTHILIHTGERPFSCSECSKTFKTKQFLTTHRRLHTGEKPFSCSVCSQRFNIKGNLTNHMRIHTGERPFSCSDCGKRFNRKGSLATHMFVHTSDKPFSCSFCSKRFSQKSGFNLHMAHHRGERPYGCSVCDQRFFWPCQLKRHKCGVGQASENGEAETGTDGEDCGGAEPARNSGPERHLQPGTEGKTENDTCDLKEARERQFSLNSNKKKKKPTIDKKLHCCSKCDKTFKRKWDLTRHIRIHTGEKPFSCSVCSKRFNQTGHLTEHMSIHAEEKPFSCSMCKKIFSQRCNLIHHMAIHRGEKRVRCSDCGKRFNHKGHPPAQTITGEKALSCSKCVKKI encoded by the coding sequence ATGCCCATCAACTGTTGGTGAGTAAAGAAGAGCTTCCCCTTGAGCAGCAGAAATGGGGCCCCagtctggaccaggaggacactaagcCCCCACAAATTAAAGTGGAACAAGAGGGACTGTGGAGCAGTGAGGAGGGGGAGCAGCCTCAAGGACTCAAGGGGGCGTATGCCAGCGAGTTCCCCTTCACTGCTGTCtttgtgaagagtgaagatgatgaaatgAAACCTCAGTCCTCTGAACTGATGGaaacaggagctgatggagGAGCCTggggaggagcagaaccagccAGCCAGTCAGATCCAGAGAGCCATatacaaccagagactgaggtcAAGATTAAAGACTCGTCTGAAGCTGAGACTGAAGATAGTGATGATTGGGAGGAGACAACAGAAAATCAGTCAGGTTTAAAAACTGTagagaacattaacattaagaGACTGGATATTGATAAGAAATCACATACCTGCTCTGAGTGtcataaaacattcaaaacaaggCAGGAACTGACCAGACATATTAGGactcacacaggagagagaccCTTCAGCTGCTTATTTTGTAGTAAAAGATTTACCCAGCAAGGAAGTCTAACCACACACATCTTAATTCACACGGGGGAGAGACCCTTTAGCTGCTCTGAGTgcagcaaaacatttaaaactaaacaGTTCTTGACAACACACAGAAGacttcacacaggagagaaaccattcagctgctctgtttgtagtCAAAGATTTAATATAAAGGGAAATCTTACCAATCACATGAGAATTCACACCGGAGAGagacccttcagctgctctgactgtggtaaaagatttaaccgaAAAGGAAGTCTGGCCACACACAtgtttgttcacacatcagataaacccttcagctgctctttttGCAGTAAACGATTTAGCCAAAAGTCTGGCTTTAATCTCCACATGGCACATCACAGAGGGGAGAGACCTTATGGCTGCAGTGTTTGTGACCAAAGATTCTTTTGGCCTTGTCAGTTAAAAAGACACAAGTGTGGGGTGGGTCAGGCTTCAGAGAATGGAGAGGCAGAAACAGGAactgatggagaggactgtggaggagcagaacctgCCAGGAACTCAGgtccagagagacatttacaaccAGGGACTGAAGgcaaaactgaaaatgataCTTGTGATTTGAAAGAGGCAAGAGAACGTCAGTTTAGtttaaactcaaacaaaaagaaaaagaaaccaacTATTGACAAGAAATTGCATTGTTGCTCTAAGTGtgacaaaacattcaaaaggaAATGGGATCTGACCAGACACATTAgaattcacacaggagagaaaccctttagctgctctgtttgcagcaAAAGATTTAACCAAACGGGGCACCTGACCGAACACATGAGTATCCACGCAGAAGAGAAACCTTTCAGTTGCtctatgtgtaaaaaaatattttcccaaAGGTGTAATCTGATACATCACATGGCAATACACAGAGGGGAGAAACGTGTCCGCTGCTCAGACTGTGGAAAAAGATTTAACCATAAAGGACATCCACCTGCTCAAACGATtacaggagagaaagccttGAGCTGCTCGAAGTGTGTAAAAAAGATTTGA